The sequence ATCGAGCGCGGCGAGCTCGGGACCGTCGACGACGAGTGGTGGATCGCGACCGCGCACCCCGACGAGGTCGCCGCCGCGACCGGCGGGACGTCACGCACCGCACTGGGCCGTGACCTCGCAACGGGGCCGCTGCACGCCGCGGCGCCCGTGGCCCTCGGGCTCCTGGTGGTCGCCGCCGTGGTGCTCGCCCTGGCGGGTGCGGGCGCGCGCGAGCTCGGGGTCGCGCACGAGCGGACGCTCGAGGCCGCGCGGCTCCGGGCCCTCGGGGTGCCGCGCCGCATGCTGACCGCGACCGCCACCGCCCGGCACGTGCTGGTGACCGTGCTCGCGCTGGGTCTCGGCGTCCTCGCCGGTGCCGTGCTCGCCCTCGCGCTCGGCCCCGCGCTCGTCGTCGCGCGGGACGGCGGCGCGCCCGTGCCGCCCGCCGTCGCCGTGTGGCCCGGGGGCGCCGAGGCCGCGGTGCTCGCCGTGCTCGTCGTCGGCTGCGTGCTCGTCGGTCTGCCGCCCGCTCGCGCGCTCGCGCGCCGGTCGACGGCGTCGAGCCTGCGGACGGGAGACGCCGGATGACCGGGCGACGAGCCGGTGGCGTGCCGGTCGGGCACGTCGCCCGGCAGGCCTGGGCGGCACGCGGGCTGCTCGCGACGGCGGTGGTGGTGCTCGCGCTCGTGACCTTCCTCGCCGCGGCGGCACCGCGGCTCCTGGACCGCGCAGCGACCGACGAGGTGCGCGCGGCCGTGGGCGCGGAGGGCAGCGCGCTCGTCGTCACCACCCGCGAGGACGGGGACTCGGTGCAGGGACCCGACCTGGGCACCGCGGATGCGCTGACCGGGACCGCGCGGCTGCTCGCGACCAACCTGCCGGACGCGGTCGGTGACGTGGTCGCCCCGCCGGTCGCCGCGCTCGTCGGACCGGAGCTCCGGGCGGGCACCGTGCTCCGTCAGGGCGCCGCGGCGAGCACGCCGGTCCTCCTGCGGTTCGCCTACCTCGCGACGACCGGGCGGTCCGGGCCGGGCGACGTCACCGACCCGGAGGCCGGCGCGGTGACGTGGGAGTCCGGTGCGGCGCCGTCGACCGCGCTCGAGCCCCCGGACCCCTCCGCGCCCGGACCCGTCCCCATCGAGGTCGGCCTGTCCGCGGAGGTCGCTGACGCGCTGGGTGTGCAGGTCGGCGACACGCTCGAGGTCGAGGACCTCGACGGCGGCCCGCTCGACGTCCGCGTGGTCGGCGTGTTCCGCGCGGTCGACCCCAGCGACCCGGTCTGGCGCCCGGCACCGACCGCGGTCGAGCCCCAGGTGCTCGGCGGGCGCGCCGCTCGCATCGGGGTCACCGCCCTGACCAGCGCGCTGTCGGTCCCGGCCGCACGCGCGGCCGTGCCCGCGGACCGCACCACGACCTCCTACACCCTCGACGTCGTGCCCGCGGCGCTCGACGCGGCCTCGTCGGACGAGGTCGCGCGGGCGGTGCGTGCCCTGGTCGCGTCGCCGAGCACGCTCGGCCTGCCCGGCCCGCCCCCCGCGGTCTCCACCCGCCTCGACCGGCTCCTCGACGAGGCGCGGGACCGGACGGCCGCGACCACCGCGCAGTCGGCGGTCGTCGCGTCCGGCGTCGTGGCGACCGCGCTGCTGGTGCTCGTGCTCTCGTCGTCGCTGCTCGTCCGCCGTCGGGCGACCGTGCTCGCCCACCAGCGCGCCCTCGGCGCGACGCTCCCGGCGCTCGCGCGGGCCGCGGCGGCCGAGGCGCTCGTCCTGCTGGTGCTGGGCGGCGGCGTGGGCCTCGTCCTCGCGGCGCTCGTGGTGCCGGGACCCGTGCCGTGGGCCTGGGTCCTCCCGCCGCTCGTGCTCGCCGCGCTCGTCCCGCCCGTGCTCACGGCGCGCACGGCCGCGCACACCGACGCACCGCCGCCGGCCCGCGGTGCGCGCCCCGGCACCGCGCTGCGCCGACCGCTGGCCGAGGTCACGGTCGTGCTGCTCGCGGCGGGTGCGCTCGCCACGCTGCGCGGCCGCGGCGCCGCCTCCGCGGCGGACGACCTCGGCGCCGACCTCGTCGTGGTCCTGGCACCCGCGCTCGTCGCCGCCGCGGTCGCGGTCCTGCTGCTCCGGCTGCTGCCGCCGCTCGCCCGGTGGTGGCGCGCGGCCGCCGCGCGGATGCGCGGACCGGTGCCGCTCGTCGCCGCCGCGCGCACGCCCGTCGCGGTGGTGCCGGTCCTCGCGCTCGTCCTCGCGACGGCGCTGCTCACGGTGGTCCTGTCGCTGCAGACCACCGTGCGCGCCGGCCAGGAGGCGGGATCGTGGACCGCGGTCGGCGGCGACGTGCGCCTCGACGCCGCGCCCGACCCCGGGCTCCCCGAGGACCTGCTCGACGACCTCGCGGCGGAGCCCGGCGTGACGGCGGCCGCCGCGCGCGTGGTCGACGGCACCCAGGTCCTCGGCGGCGGGGTCGACGAGACCGCGCGGCTCGTCGCGATCGACGCGGACGCCGAGGCGCGCCTGCTCGCGCGGTCCCCGGTCGGGGACGCCCCCGGCCTGGCGGTGCTGGCGGCGGCCCCCGGCGCGGGCGCCGACGGCGCCACCGCCGTTCCCGCGCTCGTCGCCGGCGTCCCCGCGGACGCGACCGGCCTGCACGTGGCCTGGCAGGGCGACAGCGTGCCGCTCGACGTCGTCGGCGCGGCCCCCGCCCTGCCCCTCGGCGACGAGGCTGCGCCCGTGACCGTCGTGGTGGACCGCGCCGCGCTCGCCGCCGCCCTGGGGCGACCGGTCGCCGCGACCGACGCGTGGCTGACCGGTCCCGGTGCCGCCCAGGCCGTCACCGACCTCCCGGACGGCGTCACCGCGACGGTCCGGACCGCCTGGCTCGCGGACGTCCGCGTGGCACCGACCGCCGCCACGTTCTCCCACGTGCTGCGCGCCGCCGCGGCCGTGCTCGCCGTGCTCGGCGTGCTCGTCGTCGTGCTGGCCGCCGCGGCCGGGGCGCCCGCCCGGCGACGCGCGCTGGTCCAGCTGCGCGTGCTGGGCCTGCCGCGCCGGGTCGGCGCGCGCGTCGTGCTCGCCGAGCTGGTCGGGCCCGTGCTGGTGCCGGCGCTCGCGGGGATCGGGACCGGGATCGCCCTGAGCGCCGCCGTCGTCGTGCCGCTCGGGCTGCAGAGCCTCACCCACCAGGCCGTGGCGCCGGCCCTCGTGCTGCCCTGGTGGGTGCTCGCCTCGGTGCTCGGGCTGGCGGGCGCCGTCGCAGGCGTCGTGGCCGTCGAACGCCCGCGGGCGGGCAACGAGCGGCTCAGCGAGGTGATGCGCTCGGGATGAGCGACGCGCGGAGGGCAAGGGATTCGAACCCTTGAGGACGGGAGGTCCCGCCCTAACGGTTTTCAAGACCGTCGCTTTCGGCCGCTCAGCCAGCCCTCCCCGTCCGGTCGACGGACCGGCGGCGCGACGAGTCTCCCACAGCGCCTCGCCCGGCCGTCCTCACGGTCCGACGGCCGCCGCGAACGCTGCGTGGTCCAGCGCGACCTGGTCGGCGTAGGTCCGCGCGAACTCCGCGAACGCCTCGTCTGCCCGGGCCGACGCCCCCAGGTACGCCGCGATCGCCGCCCGGTCCCCCGAGCGGGCGTGGGCGCGCGCGAGCGTCCACGCGCACGCCCGCGCGTACGGTCCGAGCGCCTCCGCGCGCAGAGCCTCGACGGGGACGGAGCCCTTCCAGTCGCGGAGCTGGCGCACGTAGTAGTCGCGCTCGACGCCGTCCAGGCCCGCGACGGTCTGCCACCCGAGGAAGATGTCGCTCGCGGCCTGCATCAGCCGCTGCCCCTCGACCACGCGCCGGCCGTGGTGGCGGTACCCGCTCGCGCCGACGTGCGCCTCGAGCACCGAGGCCTGCGCCTCCTTCGCCTGCAGCACGACGAGGTCGTCGGGCGTGCGGCCCTCGAGCAGCAGCACCCACGCCCGCGTCCCCACGCTCCCGACGCCGACGACCTTCCGCGCGAGGTCCACCACGCGGTACTGCGCGGCGAGGTGACGGCGGTCCGGGGCCAGGCTCTCGCGCCAGTGCAGGACCAGCTGGGCCATGCCCGCCCGGAACCGCACGGCCTCGGGCGGCGGCATCACGTCGTCGAGCGGGACGACGAGCGGCGGGTCGGAGACGAAGCGCCGGGTCCCGTCCTCGCGCAGCGCCGTCAGCCGGGCCACCGCGTGACCGTGCTCGCGCGACGCGGCCTTCCCGGTGAGCCGTCTCCAGGCGCGCTGGGCGGTCCTGTCCAGGCCGAGGTCCAGGCTCGTGGACGTCTCCCGCGCGTCGAGGCGCGCGTACCAGACGTCGAGCGCCCGCTCGTCGGCGAACCCCCGCATCGTGCGGCGGTACTCGCGCGCGGCCCCGCGGCACGCCCGCTCGCGGACGGCGTCGGACGCCCCGATGTGGCGACCCGCGAGCTCGACGCTCGCCACGAGCCGCTTGACGTCCCACTCGAACGGGCCGGGCAGCGTCTCGTCGAAGTCGTTGAGGTCGAAGAGCAGGCGTCGCTCGGGAGAGCCGAAGACGCCGAAGTTGCTCAGATGCGCGTCCCCGCACAGCTGCACGACGAGCCCGCTGTGCTGACCTGCGGCGAGGTCGGCCGCCATGACGCCGGCGGAGCCGCGGTAGAACGCGAACGCCGAGGCGGCCATCCGCTCGTGCCGCAGCGGCACCAGCTCGGCCACGCGCGTCGCGGACTGCGCGAGCACCGCCCCGACCGGGTCGCGCGGCCCCGCCAGCGCCGGCACGGCCGCGAGACCGGAGCGCGGCAGCCGCGCTCGCGCGGCGCGGCCGCGGGCCGCCTGCTCGTCGGACGTCTCGAACGCGTCGCGCACCGTCACGGCCTCACCGTAGAGCCGTGCCGCTCCCTCTGGCGCGGATCCGGTCAGGTTCACCCGGGTCCGGCGCGCCACGGCGTGGGGTCAGACTCCCACCACCGGGGTGCGCGTCCGGGCGCCACGACCTCGAGCCCGTACAGCGCGACGAGCCGGGCCAGCCGGGCGTCGTACGTCGCCACGCGTGTGACGTCCGGGTGGCCGAGCGCCACGCCCGCGTGCAGCGCGACGAACGGCGTGGCGACCCCCGCGACGTCCGACGCCCGGGCCACGGCCTGGTCGAAGTACCGCACGACCTCCACCCGGCGCGTCACCTGGTGCGCGGCCTCCTGCGCCGCCTGGCCCAGCTGCCGCGCGGTGCCGCGCAGCTCCGTGAGGCCCAGCGGCGTGGTGAGCAGCTCGCCGCCGTGCGCGGCCGCCCACTCGCCCCACGGCGCGGCCTCCGGGGCGCCCGGGAGGTACCGCGTCAGCGCAGAGCCGTCCGCGTACACGCGCGGATGCTCGACGAGGCGGTGCGGCACGCGTCTATCTTCGCCCACCGCCGCCTGCGTCGGGCCTGGTCCGACGAGCGTTCCGGGGACACGGCGACGGCCGGCACCGCAGGAGCGGGCCGGCCGTCGTCAGGAGGGGGCTCAGCGCTTGCGCAGACGCTCCATCGCGAGCTGCACGAGGGCGATGAGGGCCTGCTTGGTGGCCGCGCGCGACCGCGCGTCCGTGTACAGCACCGGGACGTGCGCCGGGATGGCGAGCGCCTCGCGGACGTCCTCCAGCCCGTGCTTGGCCACCCCGTCGAAGCAGTTGACGCCCACGACGAA is a genomic window of Cellulomonas fulva containing:
- a CDS encoding DUF2252 domain-containing protein, producing MTVRDAFETSDEQAARGRAARARLPRSGLAAVPALAGPRDPVGAVLAQSATRVAELVPLRHERMAASAFAFYRGSAGVMAADLAAGQHSGLVVQLCGDAHLSNFGVFGSPERRLLFDLNDFDETLPGPFEWDVKRLVASVELAGRHIGASDAVRERACRGAAREYRRTMRGFADERALDVWYARLDARETSTSLDLGLDRTAQRAWRRLTGKAASREHGHAVARLTALREDGTRRFVSDPPLVVPLDDVMPPPEAVRFRAGMAQLVLHWRESLAPDRRHLAAQYRVVDLARKVVGVGSVGTRAWVLLLEGRTPDDLVVLQAKEAQASVLEAHVGASGYRHHGRRVVEGQRLMQAASDIFLGWQTVAGLDGVERDYYVRQLRDWKGSVPVEALRAEALGPYARACAWTLARAHARSGDRAAIAAYLGASARADEAFAEFARTYADQVALDHAAFAAAVGP